Proteins from a single region of Anaerolineales bacterium:
- a CDS encoding antibiotic biosynthesis monooxygenase has product MVIERQVTFHVHSGKAQEFASFFTSAYAPAMARQPGFCGAELLRPDDPADTLVMVLRFSGTEAALAWRESAAHKEMSPTLKSLYLTSEVRVYDVLSEQPGPDRLR; this is encoded by the coding sequence GTGGTGATTGAGCGGCAGGTTACCTTCCACGTGCACTCGGGCAAGGCGCAGGAGTTTGCGTCCTTCTTCACATCGGCCTACGCCCCGGCGATGGCCAGGCAACCGGGATTCTGCGGGGCCGAGCTTCTGCGCCCAGACGATCCGGCCGACACGCTGGTCATGGTCTTGCGCTTCAGCGGCACCGAGGCGGCCCTGGCTTGGCGGGAGAGTGCTGCCCACAAGGAGATGTCTCCGACGCTCAAGTCCTTGTACCTGACCAGCGAGGTTCGCGTCTACGATGTACTTTCCGAACAGCCGGGGCCTGACCGATTACGGTGA